In Deltaproteobacteria bacterium, one DNA window encodes the following:
- a CDS encoding MarR family transcriptional regulator, producing MDQYENCIIFLLAKAYQGAQGLFKKKLKPYGLTPVQHLILEALWEEDGQTAGDIGKKLILDHATVSGVLDRMMDSGWITKETDEADKRFLRVYLSDRAQELKPSLIRAREEANEEILENMTLEEKIVLKRLLKEMKA from the coding sequence ATGGACCAATACGAAAACTGTATCATCTTTCTCCTGGCCAAGGCCTATCAGGGAGCTCAAGGCCTCTTTAAGAAAAAGCTTAAACCTTACGGCCTGACGCCGGTTCAGCATCTGATTTTGGAAGCGCTCTGGGAAGAGGACGGGCAGACAGCCGGTGACATTGGAAAAAAGCTGATCCTTGATCATGCCACCGTTTCCGGTGTGCTTGACCGAATGATGGACAGCGGCTGGATAACCAAGGAAACAGACGAGGCAGATAAAAGATTCCTTCGCGTTTACCTTTCAGACAGGGCTCAAGAACTCAAGCCCTCCCTTATCAGGGCTAGAGAGGAGGCCAATGAAGAAATCCTGGAGAATATGACTCTGGAAGAAAAAATTGTACTGAAGCGTCTGCTTAAAGAAATGAAGGCCTGA
- a CDS encoding DUF4976 domain-containing protein has product MFKNVFYKGAVLVPNIIRPPKPIKPRRVNDLIQSIDLTATIIDIAQAESPRGAWGKSLIPYLKGKGKPREAAFSELAGHRNKGNFFVMVATQRYRYLYDRQNEIPCELYDLKEDPDELNNLVKDPGYKDLRQDLHRDFLEPFLAGRIG; this is encoded by the coding sequence ATGTTTAAAAACGTGTTCTACAAGGGCGCTGTGCTGGTGCCCAACATCATCCGCCCCCCCAAACCCATAAAACCGCGTCGGGTTAATGATCTCATCCAGTCAATTGACCTAACCGCCACCATTATAGACATTGCGCAGGCCGAGTCGCCCAGAGGCGCTTGGGGCAAGTCCCTCATCCCTTACCTCAAAGGCAAAGGCAAACCTCGCGAGGCGGCCTTCAGTGAACTGGCGGGCCACCGCAACAAAGGCAATTTTTTCGTCATGGTCGCCACACAGCGTTACCGGTACCTCTATGACCGCCAGAATGAGATACCCTGTGAGCTGTATGACCTCAAGGAAGACCCGGACGAGTTAAATAACCTGGTTAAAGACCCGGGATATAAAGACCTGCGCCAGGATTTGCACCGAGACTTTCTGGAGCCGTTTCTCGCAGGCCGTATCGGGTGA
- a CDS encoding carboxymuconolactone decarboxylase family protein gives MSRIPYADLENSPKKIQDFFAKMEANSGPIGNLFLMVAHSSAAAREFIRYGDRLLFKADLDSRYRELAIIRISQMCGSRYEWAHHVPIALRTGLAPEQVKQMESWRDSDLFTKEDKVILAFTEEVMKDSRPSDETFTAAAEILDHTGLVELTLSIGHWSMVAKVLNTFAVEIEEDFLKANKDVLSGE, from the coding sequence ATGTCCAGAATACCTTATGCAGATCTTGAAAACTCACCAAAAAAGATTCAGGACTTTTTTGCCAAGATGGAAGCCAACTCCGGTCCCATAGGAAATCTTTTTCTCATGGTCGCGCACAGCAGCGCTGCGGCGCGGGAGTTCATTCGTTATGGAGACAGGCTTCTCTTCAAAGCAGACCTGGATTCCCGGTATCGCGAGCTGGCCATTATCAGGATTTCCCAAATGTGCGGCTCGCGCTATGAATGGGCCCACCACGTACCCATCGCTCTGCGGACAGGGCTTGCTCCGGAGCAGGTCAAGCAGATGGAAAGCTGGCGAGACTCAGACCTGTTTACCAAGGAAGACAAGGTCATTCTGGCCTTCACCGAGGAGGTCATGAAGGACAGTCGGCCTTCAGACGAAACCTTTACTGCGGCCGCTGAAATCCTGGACCATACCGGCCTGGTGGAACTGACGCTATCTATCGGACACTGGTCCATGGTGGCAAAGGTTCTGAATACCTTTGCGGTTGAAATCGAGGAGGACTTCCTCAAGGCCAATAAGGACGTGCTGTCGGGGGAATAA